The genome window GCTGGCAAACCCAGCTGATGCGAGGGATCTCAGGCCCCTGCCTGGCTGTATCTCACCCAGCATCATCATCGCTCCTCTTGCCTTCACAGCACACGTCCCTCATGAAGCCACCGCTGTCCCAGCAGATCTCGGCCAGCCAACCCCGTCCCCTTCCTGCCCTCTCTCCACGTGCTGTCATGAAGCGGTGAATCTGAACCGGTCTCCATTGCGTCCTCCCACAGCAGGTACTGGGACAGAGCCCTTCATCCCTCCTTGGTGGGGCTGGCAGCCTCGAGGAGCCGCTGGCATGCtcagagggcagcaggaagTTTGCACAGGGCTCTTTCTGGGCCTGGGGCTTTCAAGACAGGATTTTACATGATTCAGACAGGCCAAGAAAGGGTTCTGGCAGTAAATCCTGTTGCCAGCCTTGAAACCGTAAAGGATGAGGCATGGCACGGTGTGAACCAGCCCACCCAGTTGATTTGCTTCTAAGGACGAGCCCCGATGTTTCTATTAGACCCCCCCATCCTACCTAGGTGATGTTTGTCATCTCAAACCACCCTTGGGGTGTCTGCAGGGATGAGCTGTAGCTGTGCCCGGCCTTTGTGCAGGTGTGAAGACATTGAGCTGTAAGAGGAGAGTGGGCTGAGATTTGTGCTgcctgctggctggggagggtgTGGGAGGCGAGGGGGGCGTGAAAGGAAAGCCCTTTGCTCTTTATGCCTTGTCCTCAAAACCACGTGGAAGAGTGATGTTTGGGTTCTGAAAAATTCCCAGCAGATGCCGAGGTGGGGATCCCAGTGGAGGTACCACAGGAGGAGGTTGCTGCGGAGAAGCTGGCAGTGCCTGAAATGCCCCTGGAAGAGGGGGACGTGAGAGATTCAGGGAATGGTGGCCAAGGTCTGGCAGCAGACATTCCCAAAGAACCGGGTAAGAAGGCGATACCAGATGTCTGCAGAGCGACGGCACAGGCAGATCCCAGCTGCGCGGTCGCCGCCCCGGGAGAGGCCATGGACGGCTCCTGCACTGGCCGGACTGCGGCCTGCCAGCGAAATTCCACCCGGGAGAAATTCTACTCCTGCCCCGTGTGCAGGAAAAACTTTCTGCTGAAGATCAACCTCATCATCCACCAGCGGAGCCACAGCAACTGGGTGCCCTACATCTGCGTGCACTGCAACCGCAACTTCATGTCCAAGAAGAAAATCCAGCATCACCTACAGGCGCGGGCGGCCAAGGGGTTCTGCCAGTCCTTGGAGGCGGAGGAGTGCTCCAGCCGGGCCCCGTgccctgcctcccagccccgACGCCCGAGCAGGGACCACGGCACGGTGTGGGGGAAGCCCAGCCCCAAGAGATACCCGCTGTCACCTGGGAAAATGATGTATACATGCAACGAATGCATGGAGAGGTTCTCCAGCCAAAGCTTTCTGATCCTGCACCAGCGACAACACACTAGCCACCAACTCAtcctctgtccctgctgcaaCAGGAGCTTCGCGTGGGTTTCTGAGTTTGTCCGCTACCACCGGTCCCACACGGGCGAGCGGCCCTACCAGTGCGGCGTGTGCCAGAAGACTTTCAAGCGGCACAACCACCTGATCGTGCACCAGAGGATCCACATGCGGCAGGGGAGGCCGTACCCCTGCGGGGACCAGCTGCCCGTGCCGCCGGCACACATTTAGGCACGGACGCAGAGGTGTGAAGCGGGAAGCGTAGCAGAAGAGGGGGTGGGAAGCCGGGAGGTGTCCTTCCCGGGGACAGGAGACTGCTGTTGgaccttctcctcctctccctctttgaCTGTGGATGCGAGCGAGTCCGATGAAGGCTGGAACACGGGCGGCGGCGCCCAGTTTTTCCCGCCCTGCTGCGGGGACGGTgggctcccagccctgcccgtgCAGACCCTCGGTGTGCGGGTCGCTCCTTGTTCTCGAAGCCCCGGTGGGACGGGTGGGACACCGGGAGCGGGTGCTGCTGCGGCGGAGGACTCGTCCCTTTTCTGGAGAGCGCGCCAATAAGATGCTGTAGAAATAAGGATGCTTCCCATGGCTGAACGTGGCTGCTTCTGGCTccgggggaggtggggggggcacccTGCCGTGCCTGGCCGTCCCCGGCGAGCGCTGCGCGGGGGTGGTGGGGGGTACCGGGAATGCTGGTGGGGGGATGCGGTGGGGAGCGAGGCCGGAGGAGCACCGGGCGTTGGGTGGGAGTTCGCGGGCTGGTCGAACGGGCGGGAGCGGCGGTgtgtccgtgtccgtgtccgtgtccgtgtccgtcCGGGCACCGGAGGCGggcggggtggtggtggggggggagttggggcgggcgcggggcggtgCTGCTGGCgggccgccagggggcgctgtggcgcggcggcggcggcagcgcgaGCGGCCATGGCCCGCTGGGGCCCCGCTCAGGtacggggcgggcgggggggggggggggggggggcggcggttCCCCTCGACCCCCACCGCCACCGCGGGCACCGGGCGGGGGGGAGCGatacccccccacacacaccccaccccgccccgctgccggcgAGCCTCGGTGTCAGCCCCCGGTGCTGGGGTCGGTGGGCCCGGCCGGGCGGGCCCTGAGGCGCTGTGAGGGGCGGGAGGGGAAGCGGTGCCGCGGTCTCACCGGTCGCAGAGAGCGGGGGCAGCCCCTCATCGTTCCTCTCCTCCCCCGAGACAGGAGCCCGAGTGGGGGCCCGAGGCCTGGCAGCCGCTCCCGCCGCAGCCCCACGGCCACGGCCCCCTCCCTGGCCACGGGCCCGGCCCCGAGGGGGACAAGGCAGCGGCGGTGCCCGAGATCTCGCTGTGGACGGTGGTGGCGGCGGTGCAGGCGGTGGAGAGGAAGGTGGAGTCGCAGGCCCTGAGGTTGCTGAGCCTGGAGGGGAGAGCGGAGACGGCCGAGAAGAAGGTGACGGGGCTGGAGAAAGCGGTGCTGGATTTCGGCAGTCGGCTGGAGCGCAAGTGGGCTGCCCTGGCCGCCCTGGTGCAGGAGAACACGCGGCGGCTGGAGCACGTCGAGCGCCAGCTCCAGCACCAGAGCCGCTGGGCACCCAGGCCCGGCCCAGGCCCCGGCGGGGACGAGCCCAAGGTAACGGGCCCACACAACGGGGACGTGCCCACGGTGACGGGGACGAGCCCCAGCTAACGGGGACGTGCCCACGGTGACAAAGAGGGACAAGCCCCAGCTAACAGGGATGTGCCCAAGGTGATGCAGATGAGCCCTGGGTAATGGTGACACGCCCAAGGTAGTGGAGATGCGCCTCAGGCGACAGTGCGGCCGGTGAGGTGTGGCTTTGGCTCTTGTGGGGAGCTGCGCAGAGCAGCATGGATGTGCCCCCTCCAGTGCTCTACCTTGAGAGCCAGCACACCAAGGCAGCAGTCAGAGACTGCCCACTCCTTCCTGTCCCCAGTGAAGAGGGGGAGCAGAGCACAAGCCCCCTGAGCATTTTCAGCCTCATTGGGTCCCACTGGTCACCTCACCGGTGGGACGGTGACTTCCCACCCGTCCTGCTCCTGCGTGAGGGGATTACTGCTCACCTGGCTGCTTCAGGCTGCTGGTGTGGATCAAGGGAACGAGAGGTGCTTGTGAACCTGTCCTGgttgtgtgtgtggggaaacaACTGAGCCTCGCTCTGCCACCTTGAAATTGTTCCCTGGGTTCAGGCTGGGACATGGCTCCTTTCCATAGAAGCTCTGGACCCACACTGCCTTACCCCACAGTCTGCTTTCtggggggagaggtggggaCTGGGGCGGGTTGGACGAGGTAGGGAAGTGCCAAGGCGGTGCCTCCTGTGGTTTCAGGTGCCAGCGGCATACGAGGATGACGCGGCCAGTTTGCCGGAGCAGGAGTGGGGGAGCTTGGACAGCCGGCAGAAGGAGCTCTGCAGGATCATGATGAAGGGGAATTACGAGGCTGTGGTCTCTCTGGGTGAGGATCAGTCTCTACTCACGTGTCAGACACATTATCATCCCCTGGGCTGAATCCAGCTTACGACTGCTTGTAGGCTGCTGTGTTGTTTGGGTGTTTGGAGGAGAACAGGTAGTGAGAGGTGATGCCTTTACACGTTTAAGGTTTGGTGCCCCTTGGTGGGTGACAACGGTGCTTCATGCTCACCCTGTGCATCCAAAGAACACCTCGTCTTGCCAACACAGCAGTGCTGTCAGTGGGGGAACTCAGACACTGCCAGGATTTGGCCTTCTGTCAGCCCTGACTTGCCCTGTGAGGCTCTGCCCCCGTGAGCAGGAGCActgcaggaggagcaggcaTCCACTGGCGTCCCGGGACTCAGCACAGTGTCTGCGGGAGCAGAGAAGAGTCCTCCCTGTGCAGTCAGGACAGTGACATGCCCACACTGTGTCTGCAACCTGCATTCCTGCACCATTTTTTGCCAGGACACGGGCCGTATGTATACCACCCTGTAGGGATTTGCTGCAGACAGTCCTAAATTTTAGCACTAATTATTTTTGGCTGAAATTTTAAAGGCTGAGTGCCCAGCTGTCACTTCTTCTTGGGGCAACTGAAGTCATTTGCCTGCTTTGGCTGACACCAGCCTGCTTGCTCAGACAGTCCTGGGAAACCTGAGCTTCTGCTTTGGGAGCCCGGGACCCCTCTGGGTGCCCCACAGCTCCCGCTGTGCGAGAGCAGCCCTTTATCGAGGGGAGCTGGTGGTGGTCCCCAGCGTCAGCAGTTCGTACCGccacttcttccttcccagggCCTGGGGATGCCAGCTCCAAACCCGCTCTGCTGCCACTGGCCAATGATGGGGAGGATTTGGGTACGAGGACCCATGGGCTGCCGGAGaagggagctgtgctggggcacCTTGGCGGCGGTGAGTCACAGCACCTGCTTGGCAGCGAAGGCTGAGAACGAGCACTAGCGACGTGCCTGGGCTGGGCAGGGTCTATGCCCGCTgcgctgctctgctgctgcccgcacactgctgctgcctgcccacaAAGCAAGGGGGGTTGGAGCCTGCCCACAGCAGTGCCTCTGCCGCTCCTGCTGGAGACAGGGCCAGCCGAGCCGATCATGTCCCTGCAGGGAGCGTTTCCGGTCTTGCAGGGGGTCAGAAGCTGTCAGGAATTTAAGCCATGTGATTGGGGGCTCCTTAAAACTTTTAAGACCAAGTCTTTTAAGCCCAGAAGAGCCCCCTTGCCATAAAGAGTGGAAAATAGGGAGACCTGGGGCAAGGCTTAGAGCGAGGGTGGCTGTGCAGCTGTACACCTGCAGACAGACactccctcctgctcctggaAGGTTTTGCTTTGATCCTTTTCCCCAGATTCACCCACCTAAACTCTGCCATTCCTGACGAAGTTCCTTCCAGGACAGAGGACTCTGCACCTCAACTTTGCCTTCACGTTTcctctgttttggtttttttatgagTATTGCACTGTCAGTCCATCAAATGTCCCTGAGGTCCAACAAGAGATCCGGGTAACCCCCAAGAGATGCCAATGCCCCCTCCACCTCCTGTGTCCTTCTCCCTTTTCATTCTCAGTAAAACCTTCCTGCTCTCTTTCTAACGGCGCATTTGCTGATTCGTCTCACCAATGTGCTGCAGGGGAAGCTCGGCTCCCGTGCCTGCACTGGGGCTGCGGGCACGGGAGAGCTTCCCTTGCCGGGAATGAATTGCTGTCTCTCGGCAGGTGAGAAGATCGTGATCAagacagaagagcagcagccccaggaggaAGGATCTGAAATCCTGGCTCTGCCGCAGGCACCCTCAGTGAGATTGGAAGAGGAGGTTCCCCTGAGCCAGGAGCAGCCAGTGCCCTGGGAGAGCCACACTGGCTTGGAcgagcagaaggcagcagcagagggctTAGGGGAGTTTTGCAAACACGGGACCGCCCAGCCTGAATTTAAGCCCGTGGTGGTGCCGGTGGAAGCTCACCCTGCCCCGGGCTTGCCCTTCCCAACAGAGCATGTGCTCGGCGTGGGGACTGACCAGCCGTTCGCCCTGCCCCAGGGAATGCCGCTGGGAGAAGACACCACCGCAGAGGTGGCCTCGTCACAGCCCAGCTTGGAGGAGCATCGTCCCTGCGCCGCAGGGGAAGAGCCCCGCTCGCTCCCGCTGGGCTGGAAGAGCGTCCGGCTGAAGCGCAACCTGTTGGCGCGGCAGCAGAGCCAGGCGAGGAAAAGCAATGGCTCCTTCATCTGCACAGCCTGTGGGAAGAGCCTGGCCCACCATGCCGCACTGCTGCGGCACCAGCGCCTGCACACGGGCGAGCGTCCCTTCCAGTGCCCTGCCTGCGGGAAGAGCTTCAATGAGAAGTCCAACCTCAACAAGCACTACCGCATCCACACCGGGGAGCGTCCCTATCGCTGCTCTGCCTGCGGCAAGGGCTTCATCCAGAAGCACCACCTCCAGAAGCACCAGCGCATCCACGGGGTGCCGCTGCGGGGTGGGTGGGCAGGCCGGCCTGCGCGGGCCAGCGCCGCCGGGGAGCGGCTCTACCGCTGCATCGAATGCACGGAGAGTTTCCCCCAGAAAGCGTCGCTGGAGGAGCACCAGCGCCGGCACACCCAGCAGCGGCCCTTCCAGTGCAACGGCTGCAGCAAGAGTTTCCGGCACCGGCAGTCTCTGAATCACCACCAGAAGGTCCACGCCATTGCCAGCTCTCCTGCCGTCAGCTTGCCAAACCATGACCgggagctggagaccagcccCTGCAAGGCTTTGACCCAGGATAATCGGTAGCGTGagggctggagaagggaaggggcaGTTTCTCCAGGCTGTTCCGTGGAAGTGCAGCAGCCTGCGACGAGGGGACACACCAGGCAGCTGGTGTCGCACCGCCGCGGGGCTGTCCGCAGTGCTGTGGGGCTCGTGGCACCACCGTGGCGCACTCTGCACTGCCATGGGGCTCTGCACTGCCTGGGTctccaggaggaggaggatggaggcaGGCTGAtgtgctgtgcaggcagggaaacGTGCAGAGTGTGAAGAGACTAGCCCAAGAGGCAGCGGAGGAGGTTTGGTGGCCAGAGCCAAcctgggttttgctgctgcccTGTGGAAGGGGAATTTGGCTAAGGAGCAGCTGTGTCGGGTACCGCGGCGCGGTCGAACTCAGGGTTATTTAAAGACTACCAGCGTGGCGATGGCGTGGGGGCATTCGGTGGCCCAGGTAGGGGCTGTTGTGGCTGGGCAGCAGTCAGGGTCATCGGACGAGCCGGGAAGAGACTTGGATAAAAGACTGCACTGATGTGGTCTCCTGTTGCACTCTGGGG of Aquila chrysaetos chrysaetos chromosome 3, bAquChr1.4, whole genome shotgun sequence contains these proteins:
- the LOC115338978 gene encoding zinc finger protein 777-like isoform X3 → MIHSIPCPFSLAGQRLADCALSKPELLSRIERAEELCTPAESDLEEANISLQPAIEPNCPSCASNNGLLEMTTKEPCKGNCMDLEESRSLAVTANCSASHVPHEATAVPADLGQPTPSPSCPLSTCCHEAVNLNRSPLRPPTAADAEVGIPVEVPQEEVAAEKLAVPEMPLEEGDVRDSGNGGQGLAADIPKEPGKKAIPDVCRATAQADPSCAVAAPGEAMDGSCTGRTAACQRNSTREKFYSCPVCRKNFLLKINLIIHQRSHSNWVPYICVHCNRNFMSKKKIQHHLQARAAKGFCQSLEAEECSSRAPCPASQPRRPSRDHGTVWGKPSPKRYPLSPGKMMYTCNECMERFSSQSFLILHQRQHTSHQLILCPCCNRSFAWVSEFVRYHRSHTGERPYQCGVCQKTFKRHNHLIVHQRIHMRQGRPYPCGDQLPVPPAHI
- the LOC115338976 gene encoding zinc finger protein 777-like; the protein is MARWGPAQEPEWGPEAWQPLPPQPHGHGPLPGHGPGPEGDKAAAVPEISLWTVVAAVQAVERKVESQALRLLSLEGRAETAEKKVTGLEKAVLDFGSRLERKWAALAALVQENTRRLEHVERQLQHQSRWAPRPGPGPGGDEPKVPAAYEDDAASLPEQEWGSLDSRQKELCRIMMKGNYEAVVSLGPGDASSKPALLPLANDGEDLGTRTHGLPEKGAVLGHLGGGEKIVIKTEEQQPQEEGSEILALPQAPSVRLEEEVPLSQEQPVPWESHTGLDEQKAAAEGLGEFCKHGTAQPEFKPVVVPVEAHPAPGLPFPTEHVLGVGTDQPFALPQGMPLGEDTTAEVASSQPSLEEHRPCAAGEEPRSLPLGWKSVRLKRNLLARQQSQARKSNGSFICTACGKSLAHHAALLRHQRLHTGERPFQCPACGKSFNEKSNLNKHYRIHTGERPYRCSACGKGFIQKHHLQKHQRIHGVPLRGGWAGRPARASAAGERLYRCIECTESFPQKASLEEHQRRHTQQRPFQCNGCSKSFRHRQSLNHHQKVHAIASSPAVSLPNHDRELETSPCKALTQDNR
- the LOC115338978 gene encoding zinc finger protein 777-like isoform X2, which codes for MAELNARLEALERRLERAEAALRDWPPWTLLLPVEPVTFEDIAVHFSRQEWASLDDGQKELYRTVMEGNYEMLVSLYCALSKPELLSRIERAEELCTPAESDLEEANISLQPAIEPNCPSCASNNGLLEMTTKEPCKGNCMDLEESRSLAVTANCSASHVPHEATAVPADLGQPTPSPSCPLSTCCHEAVNLNRSPLRPPTADAEVGIPVEVPQEEVAAEKLAVPEMPLEEGDVRDSGNGGQGLAADIPKEPGKKAIPDVCRATAQADPSCAVAAPGEAMDGSCTGRTAACQRNSTREKFYSCPVCRKNFLLKINLIIHQRSHSNWVPYICVHCNRNFMSKKKIQHHLQARAAKGFCQSLEAEECSSRAPCPASQPRRPSRDHGTVWGKPSPKRYPLSPGKMMYTCNECMERFSSQSFLILHQRQHTSHQLILCPCCNRSFAWVSEFVRYHRSHTGERPYQCGVCQKTFKRHNHLIVHQRIHMRQGRPYPCGDQLPVPPAHI
- the LOC115338978 gene encoding zinc finger protein 777-like isoform X4; protein product: MIHSIPCPFSLAGQRLAEPNCPSCASNNGLLEMTTKEPCKGNCMDLEESRSLAVTANCSASHVPHEATAVPADLGQPTPSPSCPLSTCCHEAVNLNRSPLRPPTAADAEVGIPVEVPQEEVAAEKLAVPEMPLEEGDVRDSGNGGQGLAADIPKEPGKKAIPDVCRATAQADPSCAVAAPGEAMDGSCTGRTAACQRNSTREKFYSCPVCRKNFLLKINLIIHQRSHSNWVPYICVHCNRNFMSKKKIQHHLQARAAKGFCQSLEAEECSSRAPCPASQPRRPSRDHGTVWGKPSPKRYPLSPGKMMYTCNECMERFSSQSFLILHQRQHTSHQLILCPCCNRSFAWVSEFVRYHRSHTGERPYQCGVCQKTFKRHNHLIVHQRIHMRQGRPYPCGDQLPVPPAHI
- the LOC115338978 gene encoding zinc finger protein 777-like isoform X1, whose amino-acid sequence is MAELNARLEALERRLERAEAALRDWPPWTLLLPVEPVTFEDIAVHFSRQEWASLDDGQKELYRTVMEGNYEMLVSLYCALSKPELLSRIERAEELCTPAESDLEEANISLQPAIEPNCPSCASNNGLLEMTTKEPCKGNCMDLEESRSLAVTANCSASHVPHEATAVPADLGQPTPSPSCPLSTCCHEAVNLNRSPLRPPTAADAEVGIPVEVPQEEVAAEKLAVPEMPLEEGDVRDSGNGGQGLAADIPKEPGKKAIPDVCRATAQADPSCAVAAPGEAMDGSCTGRTAACQRNSTREKFYSCPVCRKNFLLKINLIIHQRSHSNWVPYICVHCNRNFMSKKKIQHHLQARAAKGFCQSLEAEECSSRAPCPASQPRRPSRDHGTVWGKPSPKRYPLSPGKMMYTCNECMERFSSQSFLILHQRQHTSHQLILCPCCNRSFAWVSEFVRYHRSHTGERPYQCGVCQKTFKRHNHLIVHQRIHMRQGRPYPCGDQLPVPPAHI